The Deinococcus terrestris nucleotide sequence TTCCCGCACACCTAGCCGGTGGTTGCCGTCCCGCACGGACAGGGTGCCGCCCCGCCGCTGCACGGTCAGGGACGCGAGGCGGCCTCCTGCGCGGATATGGGCGGCCAGAGCTGCCACGCGGGCCTCCCAGCGTTGGGCAGCCTCGGGATACTCCTTTCCCGGTTCGGGACCGCAGCATCGTTGCAGATCGGGGAGGGGCACCTGGGTTGGCCCTTCCCACACGCGGGGCACCAGCCTCAGCCCATCCGCCAGCGCCGGATTGCCGCCTCCCGCACCTCCACGAGACCGAAGAAGCCGCTCTCCATCCGCGTTACCGCAGCACGCCCGTCCACACCAGCAGCAGCCACAGCACCACCGGAACCGCCAGTGACAGGACGATCAGCTTGAGCAGCCGCCACCAGTCGTTCAGGAACTCGCGCATGGGCCGAGGGTAGCAGGGGAGGGGAAAGGTCTTTTGCGCCAAGATTCACCCTGTTCCGGCTCAGGCTCCGGCGGGGACGGGGTGCTTACACTGCGGGACATGACTCTTCACGACCTCGCCGGGCAGCCCGCGCCGCCTTCTCTCCTGACCAATATCCCGCGTCTCGTCGCCCACTACTACGTGACGCGGCCCGACCCGCAGAACGCGGCCCAGCGCGTCTCCTTCGGCACCAGCGGACACCGGGGCACCTCCCTGAACGGCTCGTTCAACGAGGCCCATATCCTCGCCGTCTCGCAGGCGGTCGCCGAACACCGGGCGGCGGTAGGCATCACCGGGCCGCTGTACCTGGGCCTGGACACCCATGCCCTCAGCGAGCCCGCGTGGATGACGGCCCTGCAAGTCCTCGTCGCCAATGGGGTGCGCGTGCGTGCCCAGCCGGGTTTTTTCACGCCCACGCCGCTGATCAGCCACGCGATCCTCAACCACAACCGCGCCGGGGGGGACGGGACCGCCGACGGCATCGTCATCACGCCCAGCCACAATCCCCCGCAGGACGGCGGTTTCAAGTACAACCCGCCCTCGGGCGGCCCCGCCGACACCGACGTGACGAAAGGGGTCCAGGCACGGGCCAACGCGCTGCTGGAGGGCGGGCTGCGTGAGGTCAAGCGGGTCGGCCTCGACGATGCGCTAGACACGCTGGAGCCGTTCGACTTCATCGCCCCCTACGTGGCCGAACTCGGGGAGGTCGTGGACCTCGCCGCCATCCGCGAGAGTGGCGTGCGGCTGGGCGTGGACCCGCTGGGCGGCGCCAGCCTGCCCGTGTGGGAGGCGATCCGCGACGCGCACGGGCTGAACCTCACCATCGTCAATGAGACGGTGGACCCCCGCTTCGCCTTCATGCCCGTGGACCGCGACGGCAAGATCCGAATGGACTGCTCCAGCCCGTACGCGATGGCGGGGCTGCTGCGCCTCAAGGACGACTTCGACGTAGCTGTGGGTAACGATCCCGACGCCGACCGCCACGGCATCGTCACCCCGGACGGGCTGATGAATCCCAACCACTACCTTGCCGTGATGATCGACTACCTGTTCCAGAACCGCCCTGGCTGGAGTGCCGATGCGGGCGTGGGCAAGACGCTGGTGTCGAGTGCGCTGATCGACCGGGTGGCGGCGGGCCTGGGGCGGCGGCTGGTCGAGGTGCCCGTAGGCTTCAAGTACTTCGTGGAGGGCCTGCTGACGGGCTCACTCGGCTTTGGGGGAGAGGAGAGCGCGGGCGCCAGCTTCCTGCGGATGAACGGAGGGGCGTGGACCACCGACAAGGACGGCATCATCCCCGGCCTGCTCGCCGCCGAGATCACGGCGAAGACGGGCCAGACGCCCTCACAGCGCTTCGCAGCCCTCACCGAGCGGTATGGCGAGACGGCCTACGACCGCCAAGACGCGCCCGCCAATGCCGCGCAGAAAAAGGTGCTGTCCAACCTCAGCCCCGAACAGGTCACGGCCTCCACCCTCGCGGGCGATCCCATCACAGCCAGGCTGACCCGCGCTCCCGG carries:
- the pgm gene encoding phosphoglucomutase (alpha-D-glucose-1,6-bisphosphate-dependent), with translation MTLHDLAGQPAPPSLLTNIPRLVAHYYVTRPDPQNAAQRVSFGTSGHRGTSLNGSFNEAHILAVSQAVAEHRAAVGITGPLYLGLDTHALSEPAWMTALQVLVANGVRVRAQPGFFTPTPLISHAILNHNRAGGDGTADGIVITPSHNPPQDGGFKYNPPSGGPADTDVTKGVQARANALLEGGLREVKRVGLDDALDTLEPFDFIAPYVAELGEVVDLAAIRESGVRLGVDPLGGASLPVWEAIRDAHGLNLTIVNETVDPRFAFMPVDRDGKIRMDCSSPYAMAGLLRLKDDFDVAVGNDPDADRHGIVTPDGLMNPNHYLAVMIDYLFQNRPGWSADAGVGKTLVSSALIDRVAAGLGRRLVEVPVGFKYFVEGLLTGSLGFGGEESAGASFLRMNGGAWTTDKDGIIPGLLAAEITAKTGQTPSQRFAALTERYGETAYDRQDAPANAAQKKVLSNLSPEQVTASTLAGDPITARLTRAPGNGEPIGGLKVTTEHAWFAARPSGTEDVYKIYAESFGGEEHLRRVMEEAREVVAAAFRAGGAE